From Phocoena phocoena chromosome 16, mPhoPho1.1, whole genome shotgun sequence, a single genomic window includes:
- the CYP26A1 gene encoding cytochrome P450 26A1, protein MGLPALLASALCTFVLPLLLFLAAIKLWDLYCVSSRDRSCALPLPPGTMGFPFFGETLQMVLQRGKFLQMKRRKYGFIYKTHLFGRPTVRVMGADNVRRILLGEHRLVSVHWPASVRTILGSGCLSNLHDSLHKQRKKVIMRAFSREALQCYVPVIAEEVGNCLEQWLSCGESGLLVYPQVKRLMFRIAMRILMGCEPRLASGGEAEQQLVEAFEEMTRNLFSLPIDVPFSGLYRGLKARNLIHARIEENIRAKICGLRAAEADRGYKDALQLLIEHSWERGERLDMQALKQSSTELLFGGHETTASAATSLITYLGLYPHVLQKVREELKSQGLLCKGNQDNKLDMEILEQLKYTGCVIKETLRLNPPVPGGFRVALKTFELNGYQIPKGWNVIYSICDTHDVADIFTNKEEFNPDRFLLPHPEDASRFSFIPFGGGLRSCVGKEFAKILLKIFTVELARHCDWQLLNGPPTMKTSPTVCPVDDLPARFTRFQGEI, encoded by the exons ATGGGGCTCCCAGCATTGCTGGCCAGTGCTCTCTGCACCTTCGTGCTACCGCTGCTGCTCTTCCTGGCAGCGATCAAGCTCTGGGACCTGTACTGCGTGAGCAGCCGGGACCGCAGCTGCGCCCTCCCGTTGCCCCCCGGAACTATGGGCTTCCCCTTCTTTGGGGAAACTTTGCAGATGGTGCTTCAG CGAGGGAAGTTCCTGCAGATGAAGCGCAGGAAATACGGCTTCATCTACAAGACACATCTGTTCGGTCGGCCCACGGTGCGGGTGATGGGAGCGGACAACGTGCGGCGCATCTTGCTCGGGGAGCACCGGCTGGTGTCAGTCCACTGGCCCGCGTCTGTGCGCACCATCCTGGGCTCCGGCTGCCTCTCCAACCTGCACGACTCCTTGCACAAGCAGCGCAAGAAG GTGATTATGCGGGCCTTCAGCCGCGAGGCGCTCCAGTGCTACGTGCCAGTGATCGCCGAGGAAGTGGGCAATTGCCTGGAGCAGTGGCTGAGCTGCGGCGAGAGCGGCCTCCTAGTCTACCCCCAGGTGAAGCGCCTTATGTTCCGTATCGCTATGCGCATCCTGATGGGCTGCGAGCCCCGGCTGGCGAGCGGCGGGGAAGCAGAGCAGCAACTGGTAGAGGCCTTCGAGGAAATGACCCGCAATCTCTTCTCGTTGCCCATAGACGTGCCCTTCAGCGGGCTGTACCGG GGACTGAAGGCGCGGAACCTCATCCACGCGCGCATCGAGGAGAATATTCGCGCCAAGATCTGCGGGCTGCGGGCGGCCGAGGCGGACAGGGGCTACAAAGATGCGCTGCAGCTGTTGATCGAGCACtcgtgggagaggggagagaggctggacaTGCAG GCACTAAAGCAGTCTTCAACTGAGCTCCTCTTTGGAGGACACGAAACCACAGCCAGTGCAGCTACATCTCTGATCACTTACCTGGGGCTCTACCCACATGTCCTCCAGAAAGTCCGAGAGGAGCTGAAAAGTCAG GGTTTACTTTGCAAGGGCAATCAAGACAACAAGTTGGACATGGAAATTTTGGAACAGCTTAAATACACTGGGTGTGTTATTAAAGAGACCCTTCGACTGAATCCCCCAGTTCCAGGAGGATTTCGGGTCGCTCTTAAGACTTTTGAATTAAAT GGATACCAGATTCCCAAGGGCTGGAATGTTATCTACAGTATCTGTGATACTCACGATGTCGCCGATATCTTCACCAACAAGGAGGAATTCAATCCTGACCGCTTTCTGCTGCCTCACCCGGAGGACGCATCCAGGTTCAGCTTCATTCCATTTGGAGGAGGCCTTAGGAGCTGTGTAGGGAAAGAGTTCGCAAAAattcttctcaaaatatttacAGTGGAGCTGGCCAGGCATTGTGACTGGCAGCTTCTAAATGGACCTCCTACAATGAAAACGAGTCCCACCGTGTGTCCTGTGGATGATCTCCCGGCAAGGTTCACCCGTTTCCAGGGGGAAATCTGA